A part of Populus alba chromosome 8, ASM523922v2, whole genome shotgun sequence genomic DNA contains:
- the LOC118056973 gene encoding uncharacterized protein isoform X4, with amino-acid sequence MDENDLPFKVGQLAEARSFAQGYRGAWFRCKLFKFCAFHQIIDIARRDSGMQYALQYYDFPDEKLNWTKLYQYPKPRLKNTERQLMVGDFVDWWTDGCYWSGRLTKELGNDKYQIDLFPPPAGEGSSYEASSKDFRPSLSWSPDNGWTVPVPSGIDNHHPCARLIKPVNQGLYLLDMGSMMVAGSSTNLAVHAADKMRKDPEDTVGASYELNASPSSHIATSRSELLGIGPLNPAASIETRTPGRNIVLGVTNGGAPKSEVAEDAGGEDNDDNDPPLKKMRTDGGICSDSTCSDTIGAAILDLEVLVNRVKWMKDALKFGMPLSNTARLSWKFLEHRGPSRPE; translated from the exons ATGGATGAGAATGACCTTCCTTTTAAAGTGGGTCAGCTCGCAGAGGCAAGATCTTTTGCTCAAGGTTACCGTGGTGCTTGGTTCCGTTGCAAG CTTTTCAAATTTTGTGCTTTCCATCAGATAATAGATATTGCCCGAAGAGATTCTGGGATGCAGTATGCATTGCAATATTACGACTTTCCAGATGAAA AACTAAATTGGACAAAGCTATATCAATATCCAAAGCCTAGACTCAAGAATACAGAGAGGCAATTGATG GTGGGAGATTTTGTAGATTGGTGGACTGATGGTTGTTATTGGTCTGGAAGACTAACTAAAGAATTAGGAAATGACAAATATCAG ATTGATTTGTTTCCACCCCCTGCTGGTGAAGGGTCGTCTTATGAAGCTTCCTCCAAGGATTTCCGCCCATCCTTGAGTTGGTCTCCAGACAATGGTTGGACAGTGCCAGTTCCTTCG GGGATCGACAATCATCATCCATGTGCTCGGTTGATCAAACCTGTGAATCAAG GATTATACTTGCTTGACATGGGAAGCATGATGGTTGCAGGGAGTTCCACAAACTTGGCAGTCCATGCAGCTGATAAAATGAGAAAGGACCCCGAAGATACAGTTGGAGCATCTTACGAGCTGAATGCTTCGCCTTCTTCCCATATTGCAACTAGTAGATCTGAACTACTGGGAATAGGGCCTTTGAACCCTGCTGCATCTATCGAGACACGTACACCAGGAAGAAATATAGTGTTAGGTGTAACAAATGGTGGAGCTCCTAAATCTGAAGTGGCGGAAGATGCTGGCGGGGAGGACAATGACGATAATGACCCCCCCCTGAAGAAGATGAGAACTGATGGAGGTATATGTTCGGATTCCACATGCTCGGATACGATAGGAGCTGCTATTCTGGACCTGGAGGTGCTTGTAAACCGGgtaaaatggatgaaggatgccTTGAAGTTTGGGATGCCTTTGTCAAATACTGCAAGGCTGTCATGGAAGTTCTTGGAACACCGAGGACCTTCCAGACCAGAGTGA
- the LOC118056973 gene encoding uncharacterized protein isoform X1: MDENDLPFKVGQLAEARSFAQGYRGAWFRCKLFKFCAFHQIIDIARRDSGMQYALQYYDFPDEKLNWTKLYQYPKPRLKNTERQLMVRPYFPSVYLESKLSEIKTISEVVVVVNDVWKVGDFVDWWTDGCYWSGRLTKELGNDKYQIDLFPPPAGEGSSYEASSKDFRPSLSWSPDNGWTVPVPSGIDNHHPCARLIKPVNQGLYLLDMGSMMVAGSSTNLAVHAADKMRKDPEDTVGASYELNASPSSHIATSRSELLGIGPLNPAASIETRTPGRNIVLGVTNGGAPKSEVAEDAGGEDNDDNDPPLKKMRTDGGICSDSTCSDTIGAAILDLEVLVNRVKWMKDALKFGMPLSNTARLSWKFLEHRGPSRPE; the protein is encoded by the exons ATGGATGAGAATGACCTTCCTTTTAAAGTGGGTCAGCTCGCAGAGGCAAGATCTTTTGCTCAAGGTTACCGTGGTGCTTGGTTCCGTTGCAAG CTTTTCAAATTTTGTGCTTTCCATCAGATAATAGATATTGCCCGAAGAGATTCTGGGATGCAGTATGCATTGCAATATTACGACTTTCCAGATGAAA AACTAAATTGGACAAAGCTATATCAATATCCAAAGCCTAGACTCAAGAATACAGAGAGGCAATTGATGGTGCGCCCTTACTTTCCTTCTGTCTATCTTGAAAGCAAATTGTCTGAAATCAAGACCATCTCAGAAGTGGTAGTCGTTGTGAATGATGTTTGGAAGGTGGGAGATTTTGTAGATTGGTGGACTGATGGTTGTTATTGGTCTGGAAGACTAACTAAAGAATTAGGAAATGACAAATATCAG ATTGATTTGTTTCCACCCCCTGCTGGTGAAGGGTCGTCTTATGAAGCTTCCTCCAAGGATTTCCGCCCATCCTTGAGTTGGTCTCCAGACAATGGTTGGACAGTGCCAGTTCCTTCG GGGATCGACAATCATCATCCATGTGCTCGGTTGATCAAACCTGTGAATCAAG GATTATACTTGCTTGACATGGGAAGCATGATGGTTGCAGGGAGTTCCACAAACTTGGCAGTCCATGCAGCTGATAAAATGAGAAAGGACCCCGAAGATACAGTTGGAGCATCTTACGAGCTGAATGCTTCGCCTTCTTCCCATATTGCAACTAGTAGATCTGAACTACTGGGAATAGGGCCTTTGAACCCTGCTGCATCTATCGAGACACGTACACCAGGAAGAAATATAGTGTTAGGTGTAACAAATGGTGGAGCTCCTAAATCTGAAGTGGCGGAAGATGCTGGCGGGGAGGACAATGACGATAATGACCCCCCCCTGAAGAAGATGAGAACTGATGGAGGTATATGTTCGGATTCCACATGCTCGGATACGATAGGAGCTGCTATTCTGGACCTGGAGGTGCTTGTAAACCGGgtaaaatggatgaaggatgccTTGAAGTTTGGGATGCCTTTGTCAAATACTGCAAGGCTGTCATGGAAGTTCTTGGAACACCGAGGACCTTCCAGACCAGAGTGA
- the LOC118056973 gene encoding uncharacterized protein isoform X3, whose protein sequence is MDENDLPFKVGQLAEARSFAQGYRGAWFRCKLFKFCAFHQIIDIARRDSGMQYALQYYDFPDEKLNWTKLYQYPKPRLKNTERQLMVRPYFPSVYLESKLSEIKTISEVVVVVNDVWKVGDFVDWWTDGCYWSGRLTKELGNDKYQIDLFPPPAGEGSSYEASSKDFRPSLSWSPDNGWTVPVPSGIDNHHPCARLIKPVNQGSSTNLAVHAADKMRKDPEDTVGASYELNASPSSHIATSRSELLGIGPLNPAASIETRTPGRNIVLGVTNGGAPKSEVAEDAGGEDNDDNDPPLKKMRTDGGICSDSTCSDTIGAAILDLEVLVNRVKWMKDALKFGMPLSNTARLSWKFLEHRGPSRPE, encoded by the exons ATGGATGAGAATGACCTTCCTTTTAAAGTGGGTCAGCTCGCAGAGGCAAGATCTTTTGCTCAAGGTTACCGTGGTGCTTGGTTCCGTTGCAAG CTTTTCAAATTTTGTGCTTTCCATCAGATAATAGATATTGCCCGAAGAGATTCTGGGATGCAGTATGCATTGCAATATTACGACTTTCCAGATGAAA AACTAAATTGGACAAAGCTATATCAATATCCAAAGCCTAGACTCAAGAATACAGAGAGGCAATTGATGGTGCGCCCTTACTTTCCTTCTGTCTATCTTGAAAGCAAATTGTCTGAAATCAAGACCATCTCAGAAGTGGTAGTCGTTGTGAATGATGTTTGGAAGGTGGGAGATTTTGTAGATTGGTGGACTGATGGTTGTTATTGGTCTGGAAGACTAACTAAAGAATTAGGAAATGACAAATATCAG ATTGATTTGTTTCCACCCCCTGCTGGTGAAGGGTCGTCTTATGAAGCTTCCTCCAAGGATTTCCGCCCATCCTTGAGTTGGTCTCCAGACAATGGTTGGACAGTGCCAGTTCCTTCG GGGATCGACAATCATCATCCATGTGCTCGGTTGATCAAACCTGTGAATCAAG GGAGTTCCACAAACTTGGCAGTCCATGCAGCTGATAAAATGAGAAAGGACCCCGAAGATACAGTTGGAGCATCTTACGAGCTGAATGCTTCGCCTTCTTCCCATATTGCAACTAGTAGATCTGAACTACTGGGAATAGGGCCTTTGAACCCTGCTGCATCTATCGAGACACGTACACCAGGAAGAAATATAGTGTTAGGTGTAACAAATGGTGGAGCTCCTAAATCTGAAGTGGCGGAAGATGCTGGCGGGGAGGACAATGACGATAATGACCCCCCCCTGAAGAAGATGAGAACTGATGGAGGTATATGTTCGGATTCCACATGCTCGGATACGATAGGAGCTGCTATTCTGGACCTGGAGGTGCTTGTAAACCGGgtaaaatggatgaaggatgccTTGAAGTTTGGGATGCCTTTGTCAAATACTGCAAGGCTGTCATGGAAGTTCTTGGAACACCGAGGACCTTCCAGACCAGAGTGA
- the LOC118056973 gene encoding uncharacterized protein isoform X2 yields the protein MDENDLPFKVGQLAEARSFAQGYRGAWFRCKIIDIARRDSGMQYALQYYDFPDEKLNWTKLYQYPKPRLKNTERQLMVRPYFPSVYLESKLSEIKTISEVVVVVNDVWKVGDFVDWWTDGCYWSGRLTKELGNDKYQIDLFPPPAGEGSSYEASSKDFRPSLSWSPDNGWTVPVPSGIDNHHPCARLIKPVNQGLYLLDMGSMMVAGSSTNLAVHAADKMRKDPEDTVGASYELNASPSSHIATSRSELLGIGPLNPAASIETRTPGRNIVLGVTNGGAPKSEVAEDAGGEDNDDNDPPLKKMRTDGGICSDSTCSDTIGAAILDLEVLVNRVKWMKDALKFGMPLSNTARLSWKFLEHRGPSRPE from the exons ATGGATGAGAATGACCTTCCTTTTAAAGTGGGTCAGCTCGCAGAGGCAAGATCTTTTGCTCAAGGTTACCGTGGTGCTTGGTTCCGTTGCAAG ATAATAGATATTGCCCGAAGAGATTCTGGGATGCAGTATGCATTGCAATATTACGACTTTCCAGATGAAA AACTAAATTGGACAAAGCTATATCAATATCCAAAGCCTAGACTCAAGAATACAGAGAGGCAATTGATGGTGCGCCCTTACTTTCCTTCTGTCTATCTTGAAAGCAAATTGTCTGAAATCAAGACCATCTCAGAAGTGGTAGTCGTTGTGAATGATGTTTGGAAGGTGGGAGATTTTGTAGATTGGTGGACTGATGGTTGTTATTGGTCTGGAAGACTAACTAAAGAATTAGGAAATGACAAATATCAG ATTGATTTGTTTCCACCCCCTGCTGGTGAAGGGTCGTCTTATGAAGCTTCCTCCAAGGATTTCCGCCCATCCTTGAGTTGGTCTCCAGACAATGGTTGGACAGTGCCAGTTCCTTCG GGGATCGACAATCATCATCCATGTGCTCGGTTGATCAAACCTGTGAATCAAG GATTATACTTGCTTGACATGGGAAGCATGATGGTTGCAGGGAGTTCCACAAACTTGGCAGTCCATGCAGCTGATAAAATGAGAAAGGACCCCGAAGATACAGTTGGAGCATCTTACGAGCTGAATGCTTCGCCTTCTTCCCATATTGCAACTAGTAGATCTGAACTACTGGGAATAGGGCCTTTGAACCCTGCTGCATCTATCGAGACACGTACACCAGGAAGAAATATAGTGTTAGGTGTAACAAATGGTGGAGCTCCTAAATCTGAAGTGGCGGAAGATGCTGGCGGGGAGGACAATGACGATAATGACCCCCCCCTGAAGAAGATGAGAACTGATGGAGGTATATGTTCGGATTCCACATGCTCGGATACGATAGGAGCTGCTATTCTGGACCTGGAGGTGCTTGTAAACCGGgtaaaatggatgaaggatgccTTGAAGTTTGGGATGCCTTTGTCAAATACTGCAAGGCTGTCATGGAAGTTCTTGGAACACCGAGGACCTTCCAGACCAGAGTGA
- the LOC118057005 gene encoding serine/threonine-protein kinase BLUS1, translated as MAHIQNQITKSHRVQYPLDSNAYKILDEIGVGVSATVYKAICVPKNSSLVAIKCIDLDQSRADFDSVRRETKTMSLLSHPNILESHCSFTVDRHLWMVMPFMSAGSLQSIISSSFPDGLPEPCIAVVLKEILNALSYLHDQGHLHRDVKAGNILIDSNGKVKLADFGVSASIYELNTLERSSSLSCSSRMRLTDLAGTPYWMAPEVIHSHTGYSFKADMWSFGITALELAHGRPPLSHLPPSKSLIMKITKRFRFSDCHDENHKKNCRNKKFSKAFKDMVASCLDQDPSKRPSAAKLLKHSFFKNCKGLDYFVKNVLHGLPSVEERFKEGKVLSGISSQSGTDVEEEEEGDIDGDSVIQHMKTRRISGWNFNEEGFELDPVFPTDSINDSVVKQVRFGGESIIQDKKIEFSESDGSGDLVDSAKPSILNSPAPVKEEMSQVGDHIGVNMSGVGGIVEGLNQVTMLEGLVTLKRSLEEQRRHVAIIIGMLGGETDGEDQMVQMSENLKEELDIEKQKNLKLEMELEFVKIVISGAFSAASFPN; from the coding sequence ATGGCTCACATCCAAAACCAAATAACCAAATCCCATAGGGTTCAATACCCTCTTGACTCAAACGCATACAAAATCTTGGACGAGATTGGTGTCGGCGTTAGTGCCACAGTTTACAAAGCAATATGCGTCCCCAAGAACTCAAGTCTTGTTGCAATCAAATGCATTGATCTTGATCAATCTCGAGCCGATTTTGATAGTGTCAGACGTGAAACCAAGACCATGTCACTTCTTTCACACCCTAACATTCTTGAATCCCACTGTTCTTTCACTGTTGATCGCCATCTTTGGATGGTTATGCCTTTCATGTCTGCTGGTTCTCTCCAATCCataatctcttcttctttccctgaTGGCCTACCAGAGCCATGCATAGCTGTTGTTCTCAAGGAAATTCTAAACGCACTGTCTTATCTTCATGATCAAGGCCATTTACACAGAGATGTCAAAGCCGGCAACATCCTTATAGACTCAAATGGAAAAGTAAAGCTCGCAGATTTTGGCGTATCAGCCTCAATTTACGAGTTGAACACCCTTGAAAGGTCATCCTCATTGTCTTGCTCATCAAGAATGAGGTTAACTGATCTTGCAGGGACGCCATATTGGATGGCACCAGAGGTTATACACTCCCATACAGGTTATAGTTTCAAAGCTGATATGTGGTCTTTTGGTATCACTGCATTGGAATTAGCCCATGGTCGCCCTCCTTTGTCTCACCTTCCTCCTTCAAAGTCTTTGATCATGAAGATAACAAAGAGGTTTCGGTTCTCTGATTGTCATGATGAGAATCACAAGAAAAATTGCAGGAACAAGAAGTTCTCTAAGGCTTTTAAAGATATGGTTGCTTCTTGTCTTGACCAAGACCCTTCAAAGAGACCTTCTGCTGCAAAGCTTTTGaagcattctttttttaaaaactgtAAAGGATtagactattttgtaaaaaatgttttgcatggGTTGCCTAGTGTTGAagaaagattcaaagaaggCAAGGTTTTAAGTGGAATATCAAGCCAGAGTGGTACTGatgttgaagaagaagaggagggggATATTGATGGTGACTCTGTGATTCAACATATGAAGACTAGAAGGATTAGTGGCTGGAACTTCAACGAGGAAGGATTCGAGCTTGACCCAGTATTCCCTACTGACTCAATAAATGATTCAGTTGTGAAACAGGTTCGTTTTGGAGGTGAATCCATCATTCAAGATAAGAAAATTGAGTTCAGCGAGTCAGACGGGTCAGGTGATTTAGTTGACTCGGCCAAGCCATCAATCCTGAATTCACCAGCTCCAGTTAAAGAAGAGATGAGCCAAGTGGGAGATCATATTGGTGTAAATATGAGTGGTGTGGGAGGAATTGTTGAGGGTTTAAATCAAGTGACAATGTTAGAGGGTTTAGTGACATTAAAGAGGAGTTTGGAGGAGCAGAGAAGGCATGTCGCCATTATAATTGGTATGTTGGGAGGGGAGACTGACGGAGAAGACCAAATGGTGCAAATGAGTGAGAATCTGAAGGAGGAGTTGGACATTGAGAAGCAAAAGAACTTGAAGCTGGAGATGGAATTGGAGTTTGTTAAGATTGTGATTTCTGGTGCATTTTCTGCTGCTTCATTTCCTAATTGA
- the LOC118057015 gene encoding transcriptional regulator SUPERMAN, whose product MMERNSLSSDVNGHSNIGSRACTNNDKKKKLRDSWNFSSCQSNGHDYLGGLSWPPRSYTCSFCKREFKSAQALGGHMNVHRRDRARLRLSPPRDDQCPILTLNLNPNPSFCTPFNRTIPSLVSPPLTAPSTPSLASEVKKWTVGGNPLDPSSPNLSDLTANGSRKSFFENFDGFTRQDGFKIWNKGQIVRLDLDIGLVSDSKDDLDLELRLGSLN is encoded by the coding sequence ATGATGGAGAGGAATAGTTTGAGTAGCGACGTGAATGGCCATAGTAATATTGGAAGTAGAGCGTGCACCAACaatgacaagaagaagaagcttaGAGATTCATGGAACTTTAGCAGCTGCCAAAGCAATGGACATGATTATCTTGGTGGCCTTTCTTGGCCTCCAAGATCGTACACGTGTAGCTTCTGCAAAAGGGAATTCAAATCTGCTCAAGCTCTAGGAGGTCACATGAATGTTCATAGGAGAGACAGAGCCAGGTTGAGACTGTCACCTCCAAGGGATGACCAGTGTCCTATTCTGACCCTTAACCTGAACCCTAACCCTAGTTTCTGTACTCCATTCAATCGCACAATTCCATCCTTGGTTTCTCCTCCTCTTACTGCACCATCTACACCATCTTTAGCTTCCGAAGTCAAGAAATGGACCGTTGGTGGTAACCCTCTCGACCCTTCAAGCCCCAACCTTTCTGATTTAACAGCAAACGGGAGCAGGAAATCCTTCTTTGAAAACTTCGATGGTTTCACACGACAAGATGGATTCAAGATCTGGAATAAGGGCCAGATTGTGAGGTTAGATTTGGATATTGGTCTTGTCAGTGACTCCAAGGATGATTTGGATTTGGAACTTCGACTGGGATCTCTTAATTAG